One window of Bacteroides sp. AN502(2024) genomic DNA carries:
- a CDS encoding DUF3791 domain-containing protein, which produces MKDKFEKIGKLFGQRRVELGLTQADVGERIGVGRATISKIESGKGLTFDTINRVANALDAEVTVTLTPKVNHDKEVIEYIVTAISEFAKRNFLTLKEASNYLLRFKGIDFLEQCYAAEHTLSVNDWVDDITAVCKRNGGRIG; this is translated from the coding sequence ATGAAAGATAAATTTGAAAAAATCGGTAAGCTTTTCGGGCAGAGAAGAGTTGAATTGGGCCTGACACAGGCTGATGTCGGGGAAAGAATCGGTGTGGGTCGTGCAACTATATCCAAAATCGAGAGTGGAAAGGGGCTGACATTTGATACTATCAATCGTGTGGCTAATGCGCTTGACGCTGAGGTGACTGTTACTCTCACGCCAAAAGTCAATCATGATAAGGAGGTGATCGAATATATAGTCACAGCAATCAGTGAATTTGCTAAAAGAAATTTCCTTACATTAAAAGAAGCTTCTAATTATCTTTTGCGTTTCAAGGGAATAGATTTTCTCGAGCAGTGTTATGCTGCTGAGCATACACTGTCAGTAAACGACTGGGTAGATGATATTACAGCAGTTTGCAAACGTAATGGAGGGAGAATCGGATGA
- a CDS encoding DUF3990 domain-containing protein — translation MKLYHGSNVMIDQVDFYKCHPFKDFGCGFYLTDNIKHARNMAFRRCMRTGGEECITEYEFNFEGAIQDLKVKIFDKPSEEWAEFVMMNRNETITHPAQDYDLVIGPIADDSVVVSFRLFQDGYISISELVKRLEYKELSIQYFFHNAKAISYLTRVL, via the coding sequence ATGAAACTTTATCACGGATCTAATGTAATGATTGATCAGGTTGATTTTTACAAATGTCATCCTTTTAAGGATTTTGGATGCGGTTTCTACCTGACGGATAATATTAAACATGCCCGGAATATGGCCTTCCGACGCTGTATGCGCACAGGCGGAGAAGAATGTATAACTGAGTACGAATTCAATTTCGAGGGGGCTATACAGGATTTGAAGGTTAAGATTTTCGATAAGCCTTCCGAGGAATGGGCTGAGTTTGTGATGATGAATAGAAACGAAACTATCACACATCCGGCACAGGATTATGATCTTGTAATTGGCCCGATAGCAGATGATTCGGTAGTTGTGTCTTTCCGTCTTTTTCAGGATGGATATATCTCTATATCCGAATTGGTGAAACGCTTGGAATATAAAGAGCTGAGTATCCAGTATTTCTTTCACAATGCTAAAGCTATAAGTTATTTAACCCGTGTATTATGA
- a CDS encoding ATP-binding protein: MKFVDRIDEAARLKNALAREKSSLVVMYGRRRLGKSTLIKRVLSDNDVYFLADRSEGQHQRALLAKVIAQVFPDFDKLAYPDWESMFRAVNYRTDKRFTLCLDEFPYLVEQSPDLPSVLQKLVDEKQLKYNLVLCGSSQNMMYGLFLDSTAPLYGRADEIMKLAPIRLTYIQEALSLDAMNAIEEYSVWSGVPRYWELRENRNSLDDALWHNILSVNGTLYEEPIKLFQDDVKDIVKTSTIMSYIGTGANRLSEIAARCNEPATNLSRPLKKLIDLGFLEKDVPFGIDEKNAKKSLYKIADPFMAFYYQFVVPNRSFIELGRRLPIEQALNAHFSEYVSMQWEKLCRDAVTGNLVNGVVYGRAKRWWGSVLNEDKKPEQVEFDVMAESLDKKYLLVGECKWTTQENSKQLTTELLRKANLLPFAKNYSIVPILFLKNAPKEDIGNAMLPENVVELMR; this comes from the coding sequence ATGAAATTCGTTGATAGAATAGATGAAGCAGCACGTTTGAAGAATGCTCTTGCGAGAGAGAAGTCCTCGTTAGTCGTTATGTATGGTCGCAGACGATTAGGTAAGTCAACGCTTATCAAAAGAGTGTTGTCGGACAATGATGTTTATTTTCTTGCCGACCGTTCCGAAGGCCAACATCAGAGAGCGTTGCTTGCTAAAGTAATAGCACAAGTGTTTCCAGATTTCGATAAGCTTGCATATCCGGATTGGGAGTCCATGTTTCGTGCGGTCAATTATCGAACAGACAAACGTTTTACTCTATGCTTGGATGAATTTCCGTATCTTGTGGAACAATCTCCAGATCTGCCGTCTGTTTTGCAGAAACTTGTTGATGAGAAGCAACTGAAGTATAATCTTGTGCTTTGTGGTTCTTCGCAAAACATGATGTATGGGCTGTTCCTTGATTCTACTGCGCCTCTATATGGTCGTGCTGATGAGATAATGAAGCTTGCACCGATACGTTTGACGTATATTCAGGAGGCTTTGAGTCTTGATGCGATGAATGCCATTGAAGAGTATTCCGTATGGAGCGGTGTACCACGCTATTGGGAACTAAGGGAAAACAGAAATTCGCTTGACGATGCATTGTGGCACAATATCCTTTCTGTAAATGGCACTCTTTACGAAGAACCTATAAAACTGTTTCAAGATGATGTTAAGGATATTGTCAAGACTTCGACAATAATGTCTTATATCGGTACTGGTGCCAATCGTCTTTCTGAGATTGCTGCACGATGTAATGAACCAGCAACAAATCTATCACGACCATTAAAGAAACTTATCGATCTCGGATTCTTGGAAAAAGATGTTCCGTTCGGGATTGATGAAAAGAATGCGAAAAAGAGCCTTTATAAGATAGCCGATCCGTTTATGGCATTCTACTATCAGTTTGTTGTCCCGAATCGTTCGTTCATTGAACTTGGGCGTCGTCTTCCCATAGAACAGGCTTTAAACGCCCATTTTTCGGAATATGTGAGTATGCAATGGGAAAAACTGTGCCGGGATGCTGTAACAGGTAATCTTGTCAATGGAGTAGTTTATGGTAGGGCAAAACGCTGGTGGGGTTCTGTTCTCAATGAGGATAAGAAGCCGGAACAAGTCGAGTTTGATGTGATGGCCGAATCACTTGATAAAAAGTATCTGTTGGTTGGCGAATGCAAATGGACAACTCAAGAGAATAGCAAACAGCTGACTACCGAACTTCTCCGTAAAGCTAATTTGTTGCCATTTGCCAAGAACTATTCCATCGTTCCGATACTGTTTCTTAAGAATGCTCCGAAAGAGGATATAGGGAATGCAATGCTTCCAGAAAATGTTGTCGAGTTAATGAGATAA
- a CDS encoding ATP-binding protein produces the protein MENKPFIFGVATSGDNFTDREKETEHLLMNFRYGVNTVLISPRRWGKTSLVQKVCRLAQSDKLKVVYLDIFSCRSDKDFYDAFAAAVLKQTSSKLDEWLENAKLFLSRISPKISMGTDPMTDFSISLDMNPKSNDVDEILQLPEKIAQKKGCNIVVCIDEFQQIAEFKDSKTFQKRLRTVWQLQKSVSYCLFGSKKHLMNELFEKKSLPFYKFGDAIYLPKIGTSDWVGYICSRFEATGKQISRELAERICQIADNHSSYVQQLAWLVWIHTDGTATEQDFEAAYQDIIDQNTPLFEKQTESLTTYQMNFLRAVIDGVHCEFTTQEVLQKYHLGSSANVSIVKRALVKKELIEIEKRQVVIPDPVMKVWLKRELGI, from the coding sequence ATGGAGAACAAGCCTTTTATATTCGGCGTTGCCACATCGGGTGATAATTTTACCGACCGGGAGAAAGAAACAGAGCATCTGTTGATGAATTTCCGGTATGGTGTTAATACCGTACTGATTTCGCCTCGTCGTTGGGGTAAGACCTCGTTGGTGCAGAAAGTGTGTCGTTTGGCGCAATCCGACAAACTAAAAGTCGTATATCTCGATATTTTCTCGTGTCGCAGTGATAAGGATTTCTATGATGCATTTGCGGCTGCTGTCCTCAAACAAACATCTTCTAAATTGGATGAGTGGTTGGAAAATGCAAAATTATTTCTGTCTCGTATCAGCCCGAAAATCTCAATGGGCACAGATCCGATGACGGATTTCTCCATTTCACTTGATATGAACCCAAAGAGCAACGATGTGGATGAAATTTTGCAGCTTCCGGAAAAAATAGCGCAGAAGAAAGGCTGCAATATCGTTGTGTGTATCGACGAGTTCCAGCAGATTGCCGAGTTCAAGGATTCCAAGACATTTCAAAAACGCTTGCGTACTGTGTGGCAACTGCAAAAATCGGTATCCTATTGTCTGTTCGGCAGCAAGAAGCATTTGATGAATGAACTGTTCGAGAAAAAGAGTCTGCCATTCTATAAATTCGGCGATGCCATTTATTTACCGAAAATCGGAACATCGGATTGGGTAGGTTATATATGCAGTCGTTTTGAAGCTACGGGCAAGCAGATCTCAAGAGAGTTGGCCGAAAGAATATGTCAAATAGCGGATAACCACTCGTCTTATGTGCAGCAGTTGGCGTGGTTGGTATGGATTCATACGGATGGAACTGCTACCGAACAGGATTTTGAGGCGGCATATCAGGATATCATCGATCAGAATACCCCATTGTTCGAGAAGCAGACCGAAAGTCTTACTACCTATCAGATGAATTTTCTGCGAGCTGTCATAGACGGGGTTCATTGTGAATTTACCACACAAGAGGTTTTACAAAAATACCACCTCGGTTCATCCGCAAATGTAAGTATCGTGAAAAGAGCATTAGTCAAAAAGGAACTTATAGAGATTGAGAAACGACAAGTTGTCATTCCCGATCCGGTGATGAAAGTGTGGTTAAAAAGAGAGTTGGGAATATAA
- a CDS encoding radical SAM protein has translation MTIIFPSPIFGPIHSRRLGVSLGINLLPDDGKVCSFDCIYCECGFNAERRTKKSLPTREEVRAALEEKLKDMQVNGPAPDVLTFAGNGEPTAHPHFPEIIEDTLALRDKYFPKAKVSVLSNSTFIDRPAVFEALNKIDNNILKLDTVDEEYIHLLDRPNGKYSVKKIIEKMKEFKGNCIVQTMFLKGGYQGKDMDNTSDKYVLPWIEAVKEIAPRQVMIYTIDRETPDHDLQKATREELDRIVALLEKEGISATASY, from the coding sequence ATGACTATTATTTTTCCTTCACCCATCTTCGGCCCTATCCATTCCCGCCGTTTGGGCGTTTCTTTGGGAATCAATTTATTACCGGATGACGGTAAGGTTTGTTCATTCGACTGCATTTATTGCGAGTGTGGTTTCAATGCCGAACGTCGTACGAAGAAATCTCTTCCTACCCGTGAAGAGGTCCGTGCGGCTCTCGAAGAGAAACTGAAAGATATGCAGGTGAACGGTCCCGCTCCCGATGTGTTGACATTTGCCGGAAACGGTGAACCGACTGCACATCCCCATTTCCCGGAAATCATAGAAGATACGCTTGCGCTCCGTGACAAATATTTCCCAAAAGCGAAAGTAAGTGTATTGAGCAACTCTACCTTTATCGACCGTCCTGCCGTATTCGAAGCGCTGAACAAGATAGATAACAATATTCTGAAATTGGATACGGTGGATGAAGAATATATTCATCTGTTGGACCGTCCTAACGGAAAATATTCTGTTAAGAAGATCATCGAAAAGATGAAAGAGTTCAAAGGAAACTGTATCGTGCAGACGATGTTCCTGAAAGGAGGCTATCAGGGAAAAGACATGGATAATACATCTGACAAGTATGTGCTTCCTTGGATAGAAGCGGTAAAGGAAATTGCTCCCCGTCAGGTAATGATATACACGATTGACCGGGAAACTCCCGACCACGATTTACAGAAAGCTACCCGTGAAGAGTTAGATCGTATCGTGGCTTTATTGGAAAAAGAGGGTATTTCGGCAACAGCTTCTTATTAG
- a CDS encoding helix-hairpin-helix domain-containing protein: protein MKTIQLLWLISIINSLLIIPACSAQNPSESLLEDILEDLSVNNSVNALNWENELEELSNRLQEPINLNTATREQLEQFPFLSNIQIEHLLAYIYINGQMKTTYELQLVEEMDKQTIQYLLPFVCIKAINNESSFQWKTMLKNAAKYGKNEILTRFDIPFYKRKGYEHTYLGPSVYNSVKYSFRYSDRLYAGVVAEKDAGEPLGALHNRYGYDYYSFYLLLKNCGRLKALAVGNYRLSFGQGLVISTDYLMGKTIYASSFNSRSSGIKKHSSTDEYNYFQGVAATVALSKDWNISGFYSYRSLDGVITDGSITSIYKTGLHRSQKEADKKNLFIMQLTGGNVSYQHNRIRLGITGIYYLFNRTYEPELTGYSKYNLYGNNFYNLGVDYAYRWRRFSFQGETAIGKQGWASLNRLQYSPVQNTQIMLIHRFYSYNYWAMFAHSFGEGSMTQNEQGCYIGLETSPFAYWKFFASFDLFSFPWKKYRVSKPSRGTDGLIQATFTPRNHISMYLKYRYKQKERDWTGSKGVLTLPIFHHQFRYRLNYFWGDVLSSRTTLDYNHFHSQDKAANKGYQITQMISYKLPWTRLFADVQGSYFFTDGYDSRVYASEKGLLYTFYTPSFQGHGFRCSIRLRYELNKHWLFITKFGETVYLDRNEIGSGNDLIYGNKKSDVQMQLRIKF from the coding sequence ATGAAAACTATTCAACTTTTATGGTTGATAAGTATTATAAACAGCCTGTTAATAATTCCTGCTTGTAGTGCTCAAAACCCCTCTGAAAGTCTTTTAGAAGATATTCTTGAAGATTTATCTGTTAATAACTCTGTTAATGCCTTGAATTGGGAAAATGAATTGGAAGAACTTTCCAATCGTCTGCAAGAACCTATTAATTTGAATACTGCTACCCGTGAACAACTTGAACAGTTTCCTTTCTTGAGTAATATTCAGATTGAACATCTGTTGGCTTACATCTATATAAACGGACAGATGAAAACTACCTATGAACTTCAATTAGTAGAAGAGATGGACAAGCAAACAATTCAGTATTTACTACCTTTCGTTTGTATAAAAGCTATTAACAATGAATCTTCTTTTCAGTGGAAAACTATGTTGAAAAACGCAGCAAAGTATGGAAAGAATGAAATATTAACTCGCTTTGATATACCTTTTTATAAGCGGAAAGGTTATGAACATACTTATTTAGGACCTTCTGTTTATAACTCTGTGAAATACAGTTTCCGGTATAGTGACCGACTTTACGCAGGAGTCGTTGCTGAAAAAGATGCCGGAGAACCTTTGGGAGCTTTACACAATCGCTATGGCTACGATTATTATTCCTTTTATCTACTGTTGAAAAACTGCGGACGGTTAAAAGCGTTAGCTGTTGGCAACTATCGCCTCAGTTTCGGTCAGGGACTGGTGATTAGTACGGATTATCTGATGGGAAAGACAATTTATGCTTCTTCTTTCAACAGTCGTAGCAGCGGGATAAAGAAACACTCTTCAACTGACGAATACAATTATTTTCAAGGAGTGGCTGCCACTGTTGCCTTATCTAAAGATTGGAATATTTCCGGTTTCTATTCATACCGTTCGTTAGATGGAGTAATCACTGATGGATCCATCACCTCTATCTACAAAACCGGACTGCACAGGAGTCAAAAAGAAGCAGATAAAAAGAACCTGTTTATTATGCAATTGACAGGTGGCAATGTGAGTTATCAACATAACCGTATCCGGTTGGGTATTACCGGTATTTACTATCTTTTCAACCGAACATACGAACCGGAATTAACAGGCTATTCCAAATACAATCTATATGGAAATAACTTTTATAATCTGGGAGTGGATTATGCTTATCGTTGGCGTCGTTTTTCTTTTCAGGGAGAAACAGCAATCGGAAAACAAGGTTGGGCTTCTTTGAACCGTCTGCAATATTCACCGGTTCAAAACACTCAAATTATGTTGATACACCGGTTTTATTCTTATAACTATTGGGCTATGTTTGCCCACTCTTTTGGAGAAGGAAGTATGACTCAAAACGAACAAGGATGTTATATCGGCTTGGAGACTTCCCCTTTTGCTTATTGGAAATTCTTTGCTTCATTCGATTTATTCTCTTTCCCGTGGAAAAAGTATAGAGTCAGTAAGCCGTCTCGTGGAACGGATGGATTGATTCAGGCTACTTTCACTCCACGCAACCATATATCCATGTATTTGAAGTACCGCTATAAACAAAAAGAACGAGATTGGACAGGTAGTAAAGGAGTACTGACACTTCCTATTTTTCATCATCAATTTCGTTACCGTTTGAACTATTTTTGGGGAGATGTGTTAAGTAGTCGTACAACTTTAGATTACAATCACTTTCATTCTCAGGACAAAGCTGCTAATAAAGGATATCAGATAACACAAATGATATCCTACAAACTACCTTGGACCAGATTGTTTGCTGACGTCCAGGGTAGTTACTTTTTTACAGACGGTTATGATTCGCGCGTATATGCATCCGAGAAAGGATTGCTTTATACATTCTATACCCCGTCGTTTCAAGGGCATGGATTCCGGTGTAGTATCCGTTTGAGATATGAACTGAATAAACATTGGTTGTTCATAACCAAGTTCGGAGAAACCGTTTACTTGGACCGGAATGAGATTGGTTCCGGCAATGATTTAATCTATGGAAATAAAAAATCAGATGTACAGATGCAACTGCGTATCAAGTTTTAG